The following proteins are encoded in a genomic region of Xenopus laevis strain J_2021 chromosome 3L, Xenopus_laevis_v10.1, whole genome shotgun sequence:
- the pop7.L gene encoding uncharacterized protein LOC733359 isoform X1, translated as MAEQKPLPGRVHHTRRPAPRPPRSPNDIYVTTKTDFRAQLARCRQLLSTGDFRELRVHGLGLAIGRAINLALQLQLSYPGTLHISPNTSTVELTDDLEPEGGEDMEPGARNRNNSAIHIRVYRPQGE; from the coding sequence ATGGCGGAACAAAAACCACTTCCTGGGCGGGTCCATCACACGCGTCGTCCAGCCCCCCGGCCGCCTCGCAGCCCAAATGACATCTACGTGACTACAAAGACTGATTTCCGGGCTCAGTTGGCTCGGTGCCGGCAACTTCTCAGTACCGGGGACTTTAGGGAACTGAGGGTCCATGGTTTGGGCCTGGCCATTGGACGTGCCATTAACTTGGCTCTGCAGCTGCAGTTGTCCTACCCCGGGACTCTGCACATCTCCCCCAACACCTCCACCGTAGAACTGACCGATGATCTGGAACCTGAGGGCGGAGAGGACATGGAACCTGGAGCCCGGAACCGCAATAACTCCGCCATTCATATCCGCGTGTATCGCCCGCAGGGAGAGTGA
- the pop7.L gene encoding uncharacterized protein LOC733359 (The RefSeq protein has 1 substitution compared to this genomic sequence), with amino-acid sequence MAEQKPLPGRVHHTRRPAPRPPRSPNDIYVTTKTDFRAQLARCRQLLSTGDFRELRVHGLGLAIGRAINLALQLQLSYPGTLHISPNTSTVELTDDLESEGGEDMEPGARNRNNSAIHIRVYRPQGE; translated from the coding sequence ATGGCGGAACAAAAACCACTTCCTGGGCGGGTCCATCACACGCGTCGTCCAGCCCCCCGGCCGCCTCGCAGCCCAAATGACATCTACGTGACTACAAAGACTGATTTCCGGGCTCAGTTGGCTCGGTGCCGGCAACTTCTCAGTACCGGGGACTTTAGGGAACTGAGGGTCCATGGTTTGGGCCTGGCCATTGGACGTGCCATTAACTTGGCTCTGCAGCTGCAGTTGTCCTACCCCGGGACTCTGCACATCTCCCCCAACACCTCCACCGTAGAACTGACCGATGATCTGGAACCTGAGGGCGGAGAGGACATGGAACCTGGAGCCCGGAACCGCAATAACTCCGCCATTCATATCCGCGTGTATCGCCCGCAGGGAGAGTGA
- the gigyf1.L gene encoding GRB10-interacting GYF protein 1, protein MAAETLNFGPEWLRALSSGGSVASPPPSPAMPKYKLADYRYGREEMLALYIKENKVPEEMQDKEFAVILNEEPLQPLALLPLTEEEQRNFSLSVNSVPVLRLMGKGAAAAAPASSGTTRGRGTTRGRGRGRGDSVPYPRTLDEQDSGFGRGGREIHRSQSWDDRGERRFEKPVRREAVRVGFEESVAPSRKEFARSDSDNWRTLREGQEEDEDGNWRLAVTRRDERWRSTSPGANTGDAPRSAGWRDNGERRRKFDFEAVREESGSTTRSGAQEDERDGLPEWCMEDEDDEMGTFDSSGAFLSFKKSPKDTIMEEQELEFQGVEEEEQNAEEGALGPEDEDSSLVHEDAALEVASTSSDPPNLIWGGAMYVDGEGERCPEVPSDDGEEVLEGEKQQGAGEEGDPGTFIHQSLSPLSTLPPTSSSPPVAATEFTVGDPEEDEGMKHLQQEAEKLVASLQDSSLEEDGFSSTRSHNAAALPLSHEAAMKWFYKDPQGEIQGPFTTQEMAEWCQAGYFTMSLLVKRGCDEGFQPLGEVIKMWGRVPFAPGPSPPPLLSNIDQQCLKKQQELALYQQLQHQYLLQLINRQQYPQKTGDLTPQQQQQLALFLQQLNPSKSRSSESAHLPSMNRSLSVPDTGSLWDLHTSATQTSGGDPALWDLPTTAASQGPTLEQQLQLHQKLQERRDAELRAKREEEERKRREEKRRQEEQKRREEEEIYRRKQQCRQQQELLLKLLQQSGQPSPPASWGSHGKGLSLKAMLEMQEREGQLLKQRGQTSRPGHGSLGMSNASVLPSQWGNDSGSLWGGPDKSLWDDGVKSATSCRGLRNSRSSPSLTDTYAASARRKKTEEEEKLLKLLQGFKPSDGFTQWCEQMLHILNTSNNVDVPTLVAILKELESPYDVHDYIRSCLGETLEAKEFAKQFLERRAKYKASQRQQVLDTAWLAPSMFPSSQNSKPSAYDTQSNKMKRRIQMLHSDPSILGYSLHGSSNEMEAIDDY, encoded by the exons ATGGCTGCCGAAACCCTAAACTTTGGGCCTGAATG GCTCAGAGCACTATCCAGTGGGGGGTCCGTGgcctccccacccccctcccccgCTATGCCAAAGTATAAACTTGCTGATTATCGCTACGGACGAGAGGAGATGTTAGCACTTTATATCAAGGAGAATAAG GTTCCAGAAGAAATGCAGGACAAGGAGTTTGCTGTGATTCTCAATGAGGAACCCCTGCAGCCTCTGGCTCTCCTTCCACTCACTGAGGAGGAGCAG AGGAACTTCTCGTTATCGGTGAACAGTGTTCCAGTGCTTCGATTAATGGGGAaaggggcagcagcagcagcaccagcaTCTAGTGGGACAACAAGAGGCAGAGGCACCACTCGTGGGAGAG GACGAGGTCGAGGAGATTCCGTTCCTTACCCACGAACACTAGATGAGCAAGACTCTGGGTTTGGCCGCGGTGGAAGAGAGATTCATCGGAGTCAAAGTTGGGACGACAG GGGGGAGCGGAGGTTTGAGAAGCCGGTTCGGCGAGAGGCTG TCCGTGTCGGGTTtgaagagtctgttgccccctcACGGAAGGAGTTTGCCCGGTCAGACAGTGACAACTGGCGCACATTGCGTGAAGGACAAGAGGAAGATGAGGATGGCAACTGGAGACTGGCTGTGACTAGGAGAGATGAGAGGTGGAGATCCACCAGTCCTGGTGCCAACACTGGAG ACGCTCCCCGCTCGGCTGGTTGGAGGGATAATGGGGAAAGGCGCAGAAAGTTTGATTTTGAAGCTGTGCGTGAGGAAAGCGGCTCTACAACCCGTTCTGGTGCACAAGAAGATGAGAGGGACGGCCTCCCAGAGTGGTGCATGGAGGATGAAGACGATGAGATGGGAACTTTCGATTCCTCTGGGGctttcttatcctttaag AAGAGTCCTAAAGACACCATCATGGAGGAACAAGAGCTGGAGTTCCAGGGAGTTGAGGAAGAAGAGCAGAACGCAGAGGAGGGAGCTCTTGGGCCTGAAG ATGAAGATTCCTCTCTTGTCCATGAAGATGCTGCCCTGGAAGTTGCTTCCACTTCTTCTGATCCCCCCAACCTGATATGGGGAGGGGCAATGTATGTTGATGGTGAAGGAGAGAGATGCCCTGAAGTGCCCTCTGATGATGGAGAAGAGGTGTTGGAGGGAGAGAAGCAGCAGGGAGCAGGAGAGGAAG GTGATCCTGGAACTTTCATTCACCAGTCTCTGTCCCCTCTTTCCACCCTCCCTcctacctcctcctcccccccagttGCTGCTACTGAATTCACTGTGGGGGATCCAGAGGAGGATGAAGGAATGAAGCATCTCCAGCAG GAAGCGGAGAAGCTGGTGGCTTCCCTACAAGATTCTTCCCTGGAAGAAGACGGCTTCTCCTCCACTCGCTCTCACAACGCTGCTGCTCTCCCACTGTCTCATGAAGCTGCAATGAAATGGTTCTACAAGGATCCACAAGGGGAGATTCAGG GTCCATTCACCACGCAGGAGATGGCAGAGTGGTGCCAGGCTGGATACTTCACCATGTCCCTGTTAGTGAAACGAGGTTGTGATGAAGGATTCCAGCCCCTTGGGGAAGTCATCAAGATGTGGGGGCGTGTTCCCTTTGCACCCGGGCCCTCCCCTCCTCCCCTGCTG AGTAATATTGATCAGCAGTGTCTGAAGAAGCAGCAGGAATTAGCTCTGTACCAGCAGCTGCAGCACCAGTATCTGCTCCAACTCATTAACAG GCAGCAGTACCCCCAAAAGACTGGCGATCTGActccccagcagcagcagcaattggCTCTTTTCCTGCAGCAACTGAACCCTTCAAAATCCAG ATCATCTGAGTCTGCTCACCTCCCTTCTATGAATAGATCTCTCTCTGTGCCAGACACTGGATCCCTGTGGGATCTACATACCTCAGCTACGCAGACTTCAG GTGGGGACCCTGCACTGTGGGACCTGCCTACTACAGCTGCATCTCAGGGGCCAACATTGGAACAGCAGCTGCAACTGCATCAGAAG CTGCAGGAACGCCGAGATGCTGAACTCAGGGCCAAGAGGGAAGAGGAGGAGAGAAAGAGACGAGAGGAAAAGAGACGTCAGGAAGAGCAGAAGCGACGAGAGGAAGAGGAGATATACAGACGCAAGCAGCAG TGCCGCCAGCAGCAAGAACTGCTCTTGAAGCTTCTCCAGCAGAGTGGCCAGCCATCTCCACCAGCCTCATGGGGGTCTCACGGGAAGGGACTGTCTCTTAAAGCCATGCTGGAGATGCAGGAGAGAGAGGGGCAGCTACTCAAGCAGAGAGGACAGACATCACggccaggg CATGGAAGTCTGGGAATGTCCAATGCTTCTGTTCTGCCCTCTCAGTGGGGGAATGACTCTGGTTCCCTTTGGGGTGGGCCTGACAAGAGCCTTTGGGATGATGGTGTAAAATCTGCAACCAGTTGCAGGGGGCTCCGTAACAGCAGGAGTAGCCCGTCTCTGAC AGATACATACGCTGCCTCTGCTCGCCGCAAGAAAACCGAAGAGGAAGAGAAGCTTCTGAAACTTCTGCAGGGATTCAAACCGTCTGACGGTTTCACTCAGTGGTGTGAACAAATGTTACACATCCTCAACACATCCAACAACGTGGATG TCCCTACATTGGTGGCCATTCTGAAGGAGTTGGAGTCGCCCTACGATGTTCATGATTATATTCGATCCTGTCTGGGAGAGACTCTCGAAGCCAAAGAATTCGCTAAACAATTCCTTGAACGGAGAGCAAAATACAAAGCCAGCCAGAGGCAGCAG GTTCTGGATACCGCCTGGCTGGCTCCATCAATGTTCCCGTCATCCCAGAATTCCAAGCCAAGCGCATATGATACACAAAGCAACAAAATGAAGAGGAGGATCCAAATGTTACACTCAGACCCCAGCATTTTGG GTTACTCCCTCCATGGCTCCTCTAATGAAATGGAAGCCATTGATGACTACTGA